The following proteins come from a genomic window of Nostoc sp. TCL26-01:
- a CDS encoding site-specific integrase — translation MTGQNQNQGNCDRQNLISETYPPSTDEDANANSRDWFTDMFADFEPQNTTDGSYRGTMAKIKATELHYQEVFEQKLVEANTNLKRDRIRVTIKQTGNSLQLRATLPLKPGDSSVGKQKKQYDLSLGIPANLEGLKTAIEESYELGKLIARHTFQWNEKYLGIKSREKQEIKTIGELLDTFAEKYYQTRQKTITSENTFANYISVIKRNFSLTTSATKNNFEEIINSSHGNKKNELIAVTSVFIKTFNLGFTLDVTRDHVTPAHREIPENDKIISSFDLFEKFALNRKNTNISDEIDTWEMWRWVYGMLATFGLRPRELFVQPDINWWMSPQNIDHTWKVNKNTKTGYREVIPFVPEWIELFDLKNTKPLNILEKKTAKIASVQNINWMRRDISRWFKKVGIEFQPYDLRHACAIRAHLQGVPIKAAADNLGHTVDEHTKTYQRWFGIENRKKAFGEVISQKSLIELQKNEILALRMENEKLRLEVEKFKLSENV, via the coding sequence ATGACCGGGCAAAATCAAAATCAGGGTAATTGCGATCGCCAAAACTTAATATCGGAGACATATCCCCCATCTACAGATGAGGATGCAAATGCAAACTCAAGGGACTGGTTTACCGATATGTTTGCAGACTTTGAGCCGCAGAACACCACAGACGGTAGCTACAGAGGAACAATGGCGAAAATTAAAGCAACAGAATTACACTATCAAGAAGTTTTTGAGCAGAAGTTAGTCGAAGCTAATACTAATTTAAAAAGGGATAGAATTAGAGTTACCATTAAACAAACTGGCAATTCTCTCCAATTACGCGCTACCCTACCGTTAAAACCAGGGGATAGTAGTGTAGGTAAGCAGAAAAAACAGTATGATTTGTCTCTAGGAATACCCGCAAATTTAGAGGGATTAAAAACTGCTATTGAGGAAAGTTACGAGTTGGGTAAATTAATCGCTCGTCATACTTTCCAGTGGAATGAGAAGTATTTAGGAATTAAATCTAGAGAAAAGCAAGAGATCAAAACTATTGGGGAATTATTAGATACATTTGCGGAAAAATATTATCAAACCCGTCAGAAAACCATCACCAGTGAAAATACTTTTGCTAACTATATATCTGTAATTAAAAGAAATTTTTCTTTAACAACTTCGGCAACAAAAAATAATTTTGAGGAAATTATTAATTCATCTCATGGAAATAAAAAAAATGAATTAATTGCGGTAACTTCTGTTTTTATTAAAACATTTAATTTAGGATTTACACTTGATGTGACACGGGATCATGTCACTCCTGCCCATCGAGAAATACCTGAGAATGATAAAATAATATCTTCTTTTGACCTATTTGAAAAATTCGCCCTCAATCGCAAAAATACAAATATTAGTGATGAAATAGACACTTGGGAAATGTGGCGTTGGGTATATGGAATGTTGGCAACCTTTGGGTTAAGACCAAGGGAACTATTTGTACAACCGGATATTAATTGGTGGATGTCTCCGCAAAATATAGACCATACTTGGAAAGTGAATAAAAATACCAAAACTGGATATCGAGAAGTTATTCCTTTTGTTCCTGAATGGATAGAATTATTTGATTTAAAAAATACCAAACCATTAAATATTTTAGAGAAAAAAACTGCAAAAATCGCATCTGTACAAAATATTAATTGGATGCGGAGAGATATATCCAGATGGTTTAAAAAAGTGGGAATTGAGTTTCAACCCTACGATTTGCGTCATGCTTGCGCGATTCGAGCGCATCTTCAGGGAGTACCGATTAAAGCCGCAGCAGACAATTTAGGTCATACTGTTGATGAACATACAAAAACTTATCAAAGATGGTTTGGGATTGAAAATAGGAAAAAAGCCTTTGGTGAGGTAATTAGTCAAAAGTCATTAATTGAGTTACAGAAAAATGAAATATTGGCGCTCAGGATGGAGAATGAAAAGTTGAGGTTGGAAGTTGAAAAGTTTAAATTATCGGAGAATGTATAA
- a CDS encoding AAA family ATPase, translating into MQIKKLEYYDDEYKWKLAEVDFLPNINLLVGVSGVGKTRILRAIYYLKAIANGASLSGVKWNVCFIADNNIEYTWSGEFETRRSTISINESSEEDEQVKLINEKLVCNNNKVLIERKDPEIIFNGNKTPKLSPFKSVVELLKQEDQIAPIKESLDKIILADSENFDRVWRLPVSIFKKFEQASLSTLQESGLPVPIKLSILYRTIPEEFNKIKETFISVFPNVSDIKIEIIKNNDLPIALSDLLKDATTVSIKEKGVENWIENISSGMLKTLMYISELYLAPEDCIILIDEFENSLGVNCLDSVTELVLNNKKIQFIITSHHPYIINNVSPAYWKIVTRKAGLVSVKNAEDFHISKSRQKAFIDLINVLEDEGDIEE; encoded by the coding sequence ATGCAAATCAAAAAGTTAGAGTATTACGATGATGAATACAAATGGAAGCTGGCAGAGGTAGATTTTCTACCAAATATAAATCTTTTAGTTGGTGTATCTGGTGTAGGAAAAACAAGGATACTCAGAGCTATTTACTACCTCAAGGCTATAGCTAATGGCGCATCTTTAAGCGGAGTCAAATGGAATGTTTGTTTTATAGCCGATAATAATATTGAATATACTTGGAGTGGAGAATTTGAAACAAGAAGAAGCACTATCTCGATAAATGAAAGTTCGGAAGAAGATGAGCAAGTAAAACTCATAAATGAAAAATTAGTTTGTAATAATAATAAAGTTTTGATTGAGAGGAAAGACCCAGAAATTATTTTTAATGGAAACAAAACTCCTAAATTATCACCTTTTAAAAGCGTAGTTGAACTACTCAAACAAGAAGATCAAATAGCTCCTATAAAAGAATCATTAGATAAAATTATACTGGCTGATTCTGAGAATTTTGATAGAGTTTGGCGTTTGCCAGTGTCTATTTTTAAAAAATTTGAACAAGCTTCACTATCTACCTTGCAGGAAAGTGGTTTGCCAGTGCCAATAAAACTATCTATTCTTTACAGAACAATTCCTGAAGAATTTAACAAGATAAAAGAAACTTTTATCTCCGTTTTTCCCAATGTCTCAGACATAAAAATCGAGATTATCAAGAATAATGATCTTCCTATTGCACTATCTGATTTGCTAAAGGACGCTACCACCGTTAGCATTAAAGAAAAAGGGGTAGAAAATTGGATTGAGAATATTTCTTCAGGAATGTTGAAAACATTGATGTATATCAGTGAGTTATATTTAGCTCCTGAAGACTGCATCATCCTAATCGATGAGTTTGAAAATAGTTTAGGTGTTAATTGCTTGGACAGTGTTACCGAACTTGTACTCAATAATAAGAAGATACAATTTATTATTACTAGCCATCACCCTTACATAATAAACAATGTTAGTCCTGCCTACTGGAAAATCGTGACTAGAAAAGCTGGCTTGGTAAGTGTCAAAAATGCAGAAGATTTTCATATATCCAAGTCTAGACAAAAAGCTTTTATTGATTTGATCAATGTTCTAGAGGACGAAGGAGATATAGAAGAGTAG
- a CDS encoding putative toxin-antitoxin system toxin component, PIN family — MRYTVVFDTNILISALLSTNSNPFRCLALAKIGQIESVTCHEILDEFAEKLIVKFRFSQEMAQAAVEEVRNFSRLVEISKKLKTVDADPDDDMVVECAVIGDATHIVTGDKHLLSLGKYEEIAIVKTTKFVLLLSQS; from the coding sequence GTGCGATACACCGTTGTTTTTGATACTAATATTTTGATTTCTGCTTTGTTGTCCACAAACAGTAATCCGTTTCGGTGTTTAGCTCTGGCAAAGATCGGGCAGATTGAGTCTGTAACCTGTCACGAGATTCTGGACGAGTTTGCTGAGAAGTTAATCGTCAAATTCAGGTTTTCCCAGGAGATGGCACAAGCAGCAGTTGAAGAGGTACGTAACTTTTCTCGGTTGGTCGAGATATCTAAAAAATTGAAGACGGTGGATGCTGATCCAGATGATGATATGGTTGTTGAATGTGCTGTTATTGGTGACGCAACTCATATTGTTACTGGCGACAAACATCTTTTATCGCTAGGAAAGTATGAAGAAATTGCAATAGTCAAAACAACTAAGTTTGTTCTATTGTTATCCCAATCCTGA
- a CDS encoding ATP-binding protein: MPRWFNIAGPCKDDIHYMLSPTTRLPDLEELIQQRSYFVLHAPRQTGKTTAMLALAQQLTDTGLYAAVVVSVEVGSAFNHDPGAAELAILGTWYDTIEDRLPPELQPPVKQSQQEEAGNRIKAFLRAWSRAINHPIVLFIDEIDSLQDQTLISVLRQLRDGFPNRPENFPSSVGLIGLRDVRDYKVASGGSDRLNTSSPFNIKVTSITLRNFHAEEVAELYQQHTQQTGQIFTPEATATAFDLTQGQPWLVNALAKEVVEKMVKDRSIAITKKHILQAKEILIARQDTHLDSLAERLREPRIKAIIEPMLAGLELGDIPNDDIQFVIDLGLCKMHPQGGLTIANPIYREVLPRVLTVTPMASLPVIAPTWLTPEGELNIDALLAAFLKFWRQHGEPLLGSTGYHEIAPHIVLMAFLHRVINGGGVLEREYAIGSDRMDLCLRYKDVILGIELKVWREKKRDPLTEGIEQLESYLARLGLDFGWLFVFDRRKNALPMEERLSTQVVLTQNQRRITVIRA, from the coding sequence ATGCCTCGCTGGTTCAATATTGCAGGTCCTTGTAAAGACGATATCCACTATATGCTATCTCCAACAACACGATTACCAGATTTGGAGGAGCTAATCCAACAGCGGAGTTATTTTGTCCTTCATGCACCACGACAAACAGGGAAAACAACAGCAATGTTAGCTCTAGCACAGCAACTTACTGATACAGGACTTTATGCAGCAGTAGTGGTATCGGTAGAGGTGGGAAGTGCTTTTAATCATGACCCAGGTGCAGCAGAATTAGCAATTTTAGGAACTTGGTATGACACAATTGAGGATAGATTACCCCCAGAACTACAACCACCTGTTAAACAATCGCAACAAGAAGAAGCAGGAAATAGAATTAAGGCTTTTTTAAGAGCTTGGTCAAGAGCTATAAATCATCCGATAGTATTGTTTATAGATGAAATTGATTCTTTACAAGACCAAACATTAATTTCAGTTTTACGACAGTTACGAGATGGTTTTCCTAATCGTCCAGAAAATTTTCCCTCGTCCGTAGGATTAATTGGTTTACGCGATGTGCGAGATTATAAGGTAGCATCCGGTGGTAGTGACAGATTAAACACATCTAGTCCTTTTAATATTAAAGTCACTTCCATTACCCTGAGAAATTTTCATGCCGAGGAAGTTGCAGAACTATATCAACAACATACACAACAGACAGGACAAATTTTCACACCAGAAGCTACAGCAACAGCGTTTGATTTAACTCAAGGACAACCTTGGTTAGTGAATGCTCTGGCTAAAGAAGTTGTGGAAAAAATGGTGAAAGATAGAAGTATTGCTATTACGAAAAAACATATTTTACAAGCAAAAGAAATATTAATTGCCCGTCAAGATACTCATCTTGATTCTTTAGCTGAACGCTTACGAGAACCAAGGATAAAAGCAATTATTGAACCGATGTTAGCGGGTTTGGAATTGGGGGATATACCCAATGATGATATTCAATTTGTGATTGATTTAGGTTTGTGTAAAATGCACCCCCAAGGTGGATTAACTATTGCTAATCCCATTTATCGGGAAGTTTTACCCAGGGTGTTAACGGTGACACCAATGGCTTCCCTACCAGTGATTGCACCAACTTGGTTAACCCCGGAAGGAGAATTAAATATAGATGCGTTACTGGCAGCATTTCTCAAGTTTTGGCGACAGCACGGGGAACCATTATTAGGTAGCACTGGGTATCATGAAATTGCTCCTCACATCGTATTAATGGCTTTCTTGCATCGTGTGATCAATGGTGGTGGTGTCTTGGAGAGGGAATATGCCATTGGTAGTGACAGAATGGATTTATGTCTGCGTTACAAAGATGTCATCTTAGGTATTGAGTTAAAGGTATGGCGGGAGAAAAAGCGTGACCCCCTCACTGAGGGGATTGAGCAGTTAGAATCCTATTTAGCTCGCTTGGGGTTAGATTTTGGTTGGTTATTTGTGTTTGACAGGCGGAAAAATGCTCTGCCAATGGAAGAACGTTTGTCAACTCAGGTTGTGCTGACACAAAATCAGCGTCGGATTACTGTGATTCGGGCTTGA
- a CDS encoding hydrogenase small subunit, whose amino-acid sequence MTNVLWLQGGACSGNTMSFLNAEEPTVCDLIADFGIKVLWHPSLGLELGDNLQNLLWDCILGKIPLDILVFEGSVVNAPNGTGEWNRFADRPMKDWLTDLSKAASFIVAVGDCATWGGIPAMSPNPSESEGLQFLKRQEGGFFGKDFRTKSGLPVINIPGCPAHPDWITQILVAIATGRIADIALDELHRPQTFFNTYTQTGCTRNVHFAYKASTAEFGQRKGCLFYDLGCRGPMTHSSCNRILWNRVSSKTRAGMPCLGCTEPEFPFFDLKPGTVFKTQTVMGVPKELPPGVKTKNYAILTMVAKDAAPAWAEEDFFTV is encoded by the coding sequence ATGACTAACGTACTCTGGCTGCAAGGTGGTGCTTGTTCTGGCAACACCATGTCTTTTCTTAATGCCGAAGAACCGACAGTCTGCGATTTAATTGCTGATTTTGGCATTAAGGTGCTTTGGCATCCTTCTTTAGGATTAGAATTGGGCGATAATTTACAAAATCTATTGTGGGATTGTATTTTAGGCAAAATACCTCTGGATATTTTAGTCTTTGAAGGTAGCGTCGTTAATGCCCCCAATGGTACAGGCGAATGGAACCGTTTTGCCGATCGCCCAATGAAAGATTGGTTAACTGACTTGTCAAAAGCCGCTAGTTTTATCGTGGCTGTGGGAGATTGTGCCACCTGGGGGGGTATTCCGGCTATGTCCCCCAACCCCAGTGAATCGGAAGGCTTGCAATTTCTCAAACGCCAAGAAGGGGGATTTTTTGGTAAAGATTTCCGCACCAAGTCAGGATTACCAGTGATTAATATTCCCGGATGTCCGGCACATCCTGACTGGATTACGCAGATATTAGTGGCGATCGCTACTGGACGTATCGCGGACATTGCCCTCGACGAACTCCACCGTCCTCAAACCTTCTTCAACACCTACACCCAAACAGGTTGCACTCGTAACGTCCACTTCGCCTACAAAGCCTCAACCGCCGAATTTGGTCAACGCAAAGGCTGCCTATTTTATGACTTGGGTTGTCGCGGCCCCATGACACATTCATCCTGCAACCGCATCCTCTGGAACCGCGTTTCCTCCAAAACCCGCGCCGGGATGCCATGTTTAGGTTGTACAGAACCGGAATTTCCCTTCTTCGATCTCAAACCCGGAACTGTCTTCAAGACACAAACAGTCATGGGTGTTCCCAAAGAATTACCACCAGGAGTCAAAACCAAAAACTACGCCATATTGACAATGGTCGCCAAAGATGCAGCACCAGCTTGGGCGGAAGAAGACTTTTTTACTGTTTAG
- a CDS encoding CopG family transcriptional regulator: MNQDFPIRQIKLELEPNEAKILEDYCNQTGLTQIDVIKQLIHQLPYDPNYSSGDLGVDQFYGVQLSSLLSS; the protein is encoded by the coding sequence ATGAATCAAGATTTTCCGATCAGGCAAATCAAACTTGAGTTGGAACCAAATGAAGCTAAAATCCTGGAAGATTATTGTAATCAGACGGGTTTAACACAAATTGATGTGATTAAACAGTTGATTCACCAGTTGCCTTATGATCCAAATTACTCTTCAGGGGATTTAGGGGTAGACCAGTTTTATGGTGTCCAGCTTTCCTCCCTATTATCTTCGTGA
- a CDS encoding ribbon-helix-helix protein, CopG family — translation MNKKWAVKRITLNLASNELEKLEQYCQKTGRPATDVIRELIRSLETNNFQLTVHEDNREESWTP, via the coding sequence ATGAACAAAAAATGGGCTGTGAAGCGAATAACGTTAAATCTGGCATCTAACGAGTTAGAAAAACTTGAACAGTACTGTCAAAAAACGGGAAGGCCGGCCACGGATGTCATTCGGGAATTAATTCGTTCTCTAGAGACAAATAATTTTCAACTAACGGTTCACGAAGATAATAGGGAGGAAAGCTGGACACCATAA